The following proteins come from a genomic window of Calditrichota bacterium:
- the rpsG gene encoding 30S ribosomal protein S7: MPRRKRPVKREVLPDPKFQSVLVTKFINSIMRRGKKSLAETIFYRAIDIIEKKTGQNGLEVFEKAVENVKPLLEVKSRRVGGATYQVPVEVRPERRQSLAIRWIISNARARSEKTMAEKLAAELIAASKNEGASIKKREDTHKMAEANKAFAHFRW; this comes from the coding sequence ATGCCGAGGAGAAAACGGCCGGTCAAACGTGAGGTGCTCCCAGATCCGAAGTTCCAGTCGGTACTGGTCACCAAGTTCATCAACAGCATCATGAGGCGCGGCAAGAAGAGCTTGGCAGAGACGATTTTCTACCGCGCCATCGACATCATCGAGAAGAAGACCGGGCAGAATGGCCTTGAGGTTTTTGAGAAGGCGGTGGAAAACGTGAAACCGCTGTTGGAGGTCAAGTCACGACGCGTCGGCGGCGCCACCTACCAGGTTCCTGTGGAAGTGCGCCCGGAGCGCCGGCAAAGTTTGGCGATCCGCTGGATCATCAGCAACGCCCGTGCGCGGTCGGAAAAGACTATGGCCGAAAAACTGGCTGCCGAGCTGATCGCCGCCTCCAAGAACGAAGGCGCTTCCATCAAGAAGCGCGAGGACACGCACAAGATGGCGGAAGCCAACAAGGCATTTGCCCACTTCCGCTGGTAG
- a CDS encoding 30S ribosomal protein S12, protein MPTINQLVRHGRARVLTKSKAPALTGSPQRRGVCTRVYTTAPKKPNSALRKVARVRLTNGYEVTAYIPGEGHNLQEHSIVLVRGGRVKDLPGVRYHIIRGTLDTAGVNDRAQGRSKYGTKRPKK, encoded by the coding sequence TTGCCGACGATTAATCAGCTTGTGCGCCATGGGAGGGCGCGCGTATTGACGAAAAGCAAGGCGCCAGCACTGACAGGGTCGCCGCAGAGGCGTGGCGTGTGCACCAGGGTGTACACCACTGCGCCCAAGAAGCCTAATTCTGCGCTGCGCAAAGTGGCCCGTGTGCGCCTGACCAACGGCTATGAAGTGACGGCCTATATCCCGGGGGAGGGCCACAATCTGCAAGAGCACTCTATCGTGCTCGTCAGAGGTGGCCGTGTGAAGGACCTCCCTGGTGTGCGGTACCACATCATCCGGGGGACGCTGGATACTGCGGGTGTCAACGATCGTGCCCAGGGGCGTTCCAAGTACGGGACGAAGAGGCCCAAGAAGTAG